The DNA window GCTGCGCGCCGTTTTTGCCTTCAGTGTATGAGTATCCAGTCCATAAACATCCTAAATTTGAGCCCAAATCGCAGGCTTTTTGGTAGTATTTGACATCTTGTTTTTCATAAGCGTAGTCTATACAAGCTGATGCATCGCCGCTTTCACAACCTTTTTCAGGGCTTACGGCTGTTTTGTCTTTTACTTTATTGCAGCAATCGGATCTTTTACCAAATGATATCTCGCAGCATTTTTCATAAGCCTGTTTTGCAAGTCCCGAGTCTTTTTTGACATAAGAGCCCTTTCCGAACTCATAAAGCTGCCCAAGCTCTTTGCAAGAAGAATCAACTTTTTCTTTATAGCAACCTAGCTTGAAGTAGTGCTCCGCGTCTTTCCACTGGCCTTTGGATTTTGCCGCTAGCCCGTTGTTGTGATTTGGTCCGGCTTGTGCTACCGACAAGCAACTAAATACTAAAAACAGGGTTAAAGCTAACTTTTTCATAGACTCCTCCTTGCGAGTAAATCTGTAAGAATTATAACCTTTTTAATATATTTTTAATCTAAATTATAACAACTTCCGTTTTTAGTTCTACGCCGAATTTTTCCAGCACTAGCTTCTTGGCTAAATTTATGAGATTTATTGCATCATCAAAGCTTGCATTATCAAAATTTATTAAGAAATTTGCGTGTTTTTCGCTAAATTTTGCACCGCCGATAGAATGTCCTTTTAACCCAACGGCCTCGATAAGTCTGCCCGCGTAATCGCCCGTTGGATTTACAAAGCAGCTTCCAAAGCTGGCTCCTTTTGGCTGGTTTGAACGTTTAAGCGCAAATTCGCTTGCAAGTGTGGAGTTAAAGCCTTTTGTCGCTTTAAATTTAGCTGCAAAAACAATTTCGTTTAGCTCGCAATATCGGTAAGCAAATTTTATCTCTTCTTTTTTTATCCAGCCTCGTTTTAAACGCACTTCAAGCAGATTGTCACTCATGGAAATTCCACAAAGCCCCGCGTTCATCTTGATCATGCCTCCAAGGGTGCCGGGGATATTTTGCAAAAACTCAAAGCCCGCTAGATCGTGCTTTTTGGCAAAATTATAAATTTTACCGCTCTTTGTAGCTGCGCCTATCTCTAAAATTTCGCCTTCAAGCTTTATATAGTCAAATTTATCGCTTAAGATCGCCATTGGCGCAGGGTTTGGCGAAACTAAAAGGTTGTTTCCGCCGCCTATTATCACGCGACCTTGCGTACCATCTTGCGTGCTATCTATGAGCAAAACCTCGTGCATGCCGCCTATCTTAACCGAGGTAAATTTAGAAAAATCAATAAGCTTGGTCATTGAACAAAGTGTGGGATAAACTCGATCATGCGGATGGTAAAATCAACCATCATGCTCACCATCCAAGGCATGAGAAATATGATAACAACGACTACAAGGATAATCTTTGGCACGAAACTTAGCGTCATCTCGTTTATCTGCGTGGTCGCTTGAAAGATACTGATGATAAGACCGGCACTAAGACCTGCTAAAAGCATAGGGAAGCTAAGATAAAGCGCGGTTTTAAAGGTCTCTATGCCTAGTTCGATGAGGGTTGATTGCATTTAGCTAAACCTTATGTCGTTGTATTCGGTTGGCACCAGATAGTCGCGCGCGTCTACGAGCTCATCGTAAAAGCCGTGCTTATAGCCTATCTCAAACAGCTTATTTACGGCGTTTAGCTGCGTTTTGTTCATCGATACGGAGCTATCGTTGGCGTATAAATTTAGATAAATTT is part of the Campylobacter sp. RM16189 genome and encodes:
- a CDS encoding UDP-N-acetylmuramate dehydrogenase translates to MTKLIDFSKFTSVKIGGMHEVLLIDSTQDGTQGRVIIGGGNNLLVSPNPAPMAILSDKFDYIKLEGEILEIGAATKSGKIYNFAKKHDLAGFEFLQNIPGTLGGMIKMNAGLCGISMSDNLLEVRLKRGWIKKEEIKFAYRYCELNEIVFAAKFKATKGFNSTLASEFALKRSNQPKGASFGSCFVNPTGDYAGRLIEAVGLKGHSIGGAKFSEKHANFLINFDNASFDDAINLINLAKKLVLEKFGVELKTEVVII
- the fliQ gene encoding flagellar biosynthesis protein FliQ; this encodes MQSTLIELGIETFKTALYLSFPMLLAGLSAGLIISIFQATTQINEMTLSFVPKIILVVVVIIFLMPWMVSMMVDFTIRMIEFIPHFVQ